In Saccharothrix syringae, the following are encoded in one genomic region:
- a CDS encoding prenyltransferase/squalene oxidase repeat-containing protein, which translates to MPEVDVRGFAPAFPGVGSDELAGLSTAATAFASSVLRGAPAAVEGYRVAVGLLPVPLGVREALRANPVWCPVAPGTPGHHRAGSPECAAADDVPLPARLRVAFARVLLVAMGRLGGAAGTADRLARSVEHLVVAESLVNGVTRWREDALTGEPSPVLALAARFAGLGGWPSSCRSAAEVDRLGRALHLDGVAAEALDRASAAVAAAGVAADGLPVGAWLAHVDLVGREITMRRGLLPGTAPRDAFPEGHVVTVPFPSGPRRVLVHAGPRTPSEHERSAVPPRGDGDLLARLLVANALVEVGHPVAGGGPDGYPDREVERLLAGRRPGRVLWACLPDVPDLPDDSCDVDVLAEVLRLLVGTGRAHALREEVEGALRWAFPTNGSPRGSGATDPGALANLLHAGLEFGADLPVERVLDRLCSAQSPDGGWVSGRWPGTLHGTRACMRVIGALRGRWAPPVELGARHVLAAQLPDGGWARAGGRAADPLSTAVALLALAEAPGTGPVLDAAAAGIGWLRDPVRSHAGFPATHRPDAAAPGSTDPTAVLVRQAAVRWNRLG; encoded by the coding sequence ATGCCGGAGGTCGACGTCCGCGGGTTCGCGCCCGCATTCCCCGGTGTGGGTTCCGACGAGCTGGCAGGGCTCTCGACCGCCGCCACCGCGTTCGCCTCGTCCGTCCTGCGAGGAGCGCCAGCCGCAGTGGAGGGCTACCGGGTCGCGGTGGGCCTGCTGCCCGTCCCCCTCGGCGTGCGGGAAGCATTGCGCGCCAACCCGGTGTGGTGCCCGGTGGCACCCGGCACCCCTGGGCACCACCGGGCCGGCTCACCGGAGTGCGCGGCCGCTGACGACGTACCGCTGCCGGCGCGGCTGAGGGTGGCCTTCGCCCGTGTGCTGCTGGTGGCGATGGGTCGGCTCGGTGGCGCGGCCGGGACCGCGGACCGGCTGGCGCGGTCGGTTGAGCACCTGGTGGTGGCCGAGTCCCTGGTGAACGGGGTAACCCGCTGGCGCGAGGACGCCCTGACCGGCGAGCCGTCGCCGGTCCTGGCGCTGGCAGCGCGGTTCGCCGGGCTGGGCGGGTGGCCGTCGAGCTGCCGGTCGGCCGCCGAGGTGGATCGGCTCGGGCGCGCCCTGCACCTGGACGGGGTCGCCGCCGAGGCGCTCGACCGCGCTTCGGCGGCGGTCGCGGCGGCCGGTGTCGCCGCCGACGGGCTGCCGGTCGGTGCGTGGCTGGCCCACGTGGACCTGGTGGGGCGTGAAATCACGATGCGGCGCGGGCTTCTCCCCGGAACCGCCCCACGAGACGCCTTTCCTGAGGGTCACGTAGTCACGGTTCCCTTCCCGAGCGGTCCTCGGCGGGTTCTCGTCCACGCCGGTCCGCGCACCCCGTCGGAACACGAGCGGTCGGCGGTCCCGCCCCGGGGGGACGGTGATCTCCTCGCCCGCCTCCTGGTGGCGAACGCGCTGGTCGAGGTCGGCCACCCGGTCGCCGGCGGCGGGCCGGACGGGTACCCGGACCGCGAAGTCGAGCGCCTGCTGGCCGGTCGTCGCCCCGGGCGGGTGCTGTGGGCTTGCCTGCCCGACGTCCCCGACCTGCCCGACGACTCGTGTGATGTCGACGTCCTCGCGGAGGTCCTGAGGCTGCTGGTCGGCACGGGCCGCGCGCACGCCCTCCGCGAGGAGGTCGAGGGAGCGCTGCGGTGGGCGTTCCCGACGAACGGCAGTCCTCGCGGGAGCGGCGCGACCGATCCCGGAGCACTGGCCAACCTCCTGCACGCCGGCCTGGAGTTCGGCGCGGACCTGCCCGTCGAGCGGGTGCTGGACCGCTTGTGCTCGGCCCAGTCGCCGGACGGCGGCTGGGTGTCCGGGCGGTGGCCCGGCACGCTCCACGGCACCCGTGCGTGCATGAGGGTCATCGGGGCGCTGCGCGGTCGTTGGGCCCCTCCCGTGGAACTCGGCGCCCGGCACGTGCTGGCCGCGCAGCTCCCGGACGGGGGCTGGGCCCGTGCGGGTGGCCGGGCCGCCGACCCCCTGAGCACCGCGGTGGCACTGCTCGCCCTGGCGGAGGCGCCGGGCACCGGACCGGTGCTGGACGCGGCGGCCGCCGGGATCGGTTGGCTGCGCGACCCGGTGCGGTCGCACGCGGGCTTCCCGGCGACGCACCGGCCGGACGCAGCGGCACCCGGGAGCACCGATCCCACCGCGGTGCTGGTGCGCCAGGCGGCCGTCCGCTGGAACCGGCTCGGGTGA
- a CDS encoding RICIN domain-containing protein, with translation MRFLRITTLIGVIAVAVGLLSAPAQAATVTLYGTLQNKQTGFCLDSNAQGKVYTSTCASANRYQQWVFTFDEAVGTHTIRNVATGRCLAVGIVENPFVATTSCGTGKDSPMEWVKSGDRRVNKLFGVCLDSNSAKEIYPLQCNGGNYQNWQLNKLFGG, from the coding sequence ATGCGTTTTCTCCGTATCACCACGTTGATCGGCGTCATCGCCGTCGCTGTCGGGTTGCTGTCGGCGCCGGCGCAGGCCGCGACCGTCACCCTGTACGGCACCCTCCAGAACAAGCAGACCGGTTTCTGCCTGGACTCCAACGCGCAGGGGAAGGTCTACACGTCGACGTGCGCCTCGGCCAACAGGTACCAGCAGTGGGTGTTCACCTTCGACGAGGCAGTGGGCACGCACACGATCAGGAACGTGGCGACCGGCAGGTGCCTCGCCGTGGGCATCGTCGAGAACCCCTTCGTCGCGACCACCTCCTGCGGTACCGGGAAGGACTCACCCATGGAGTGGGTCAAGTCGGGTGACCGACGGGTCAACAAGCTCTTCGGAGTCTGCCTGGACTCCAACAGCGCCAAGGAGATCTACCCGCTGCAGTGCAACGGCGGCAACTACCAGAACTGGCAGCTCAACAAGCTCTTCGGAGGGTGA
- a CDS encoding RHS repeat-associated core domain-containing protein, whose protein sequence is MISREPSATTLYVFGQEIRLETGTSIPSWTRWYSHGDQTVAVRNSVTGLKWLIPDHQGTNQITVAKDANLTVTQRRQTPYGANRGTAPPSWPDRLGFVGGRNDESGLTQVGARLYDNASGRFLSADPVIDNNDPQQLNGYAYANNSPVTFSDPTGLIRDCGPDGVMCGLDRRMFSGDKDAQQAQHEKEKRSVQSYRRAVQQYTAAVKAETEQAMTQQGVSWEDYQRALADAHKTKWDVIKEVAWDVLKEISGWNDIVDCFTKGDIWGCAGLVAGLVPWGKVGKILEAGWNAIKAVDRLASIVSKAQGVLRRVQGIAEQAARAVTEKFQKTSSGGGSCAWHSFVAGTRVLMADGSTKPISEVKIGGEVKATDPATGETTNREVVGTIVHDDEGDMTKLTVASQDGATGSVDATSWHPVWVDAEGRFVNIGDLKPGQVLTSADGTSPVVTDVDRYTHFEPVYDLTVEGVHTYYVVIGVDDMLVHNCGDNMDFVHGTSAAHADNIEANGLSADGARAGFHGGSLGQPGKLFTYQVHGAGESETLSAAATFARSRTPSGQDSSILIFRTCACIYNRLTNEGHISTHVTDETTGRIEHIFGGGAMPHLELIHRRTF, encoded by the coding sequence TTGATCAGTCGCGAACCGTCCGCGACGACGCTGTACGTGTTCGGCCAGGAGATCCGCCTGGAAACCGGCACCAGCATCCCGTCGTGGACCCGCTGGTACTCCCACGGCGACCAGACCGTGGCGGTGCGCAACAGCGTGACGGGCCTGAAGTGGCTGATCCCGGACCACCAGGGCACCAACCAGATCACCGTCGCCAAGGACGCCAACCTCACCGTCACCCAACGCCGCCAGACCCCCTACGGCGCCAACCGCGGCACCGCACCCCCGTCATGGCCCGACCGCCTCGGGTTCGTCGGCGGTCGCAACGACGAGTCGGGCCTGACCCAGGTCGGCGCACGCCTGTACGACAACGCCTCGGGCCGGTTCCTCTCCGCCGACCCGGTCATCGACAACAACGACCCGCAGCAGCTCAACGGCTACGCCTACGCCAACAACAGCCCGGTCACCTTCAGCGACCCCACCGGCCTGATCCGCGACTGCGGCCCCGACGGCGTGATGTGCGGCCTCGACAGGCGCATGTTCAGCGGGGACAAGGACGCGCAGCAGGCTCAACACGAGAAGGAGAAGCGGTCCGTCCAGTCGTACCGGCGGGCGGTTCAGCAGTACACCGCCGCCGTCAAGGCCGAGACCGAACAGGCGATGACCCAGCAGGGCGTCAGCTGGGAGGACTACCAAAGAGCCCTGGCCGATGCCCACAAGACCAAGTGGGATGTGATCAAGGAGGTCGCCTGGGACGTCCTGAAGGAGATCTCGGGCTGGAACGACATCGTCGACTGCTTCACCAAGGGCGACATCTGGGGCTGCGCCGGACTCGTCGCCGGCCTGGTCCCGTGGGGCAAGGTCGGCAAGATCCTCGAAGCCGGCTGGAACGCCATCAAAGCCGTCGACCGACTCGCCTCCATCGTCAGCAAGGCCCAGGGCGTGCTGCGCCGCGTCCAGGGCATCGCCGAACAGGCGGCCCGGGCCGTCACCGAGAAGTTCCAGAAGACCTCCTCCGGAGGCGGGAGCTGTGCTTGGCACAGCTTCGTGGCCGGAACCCGGGTGTTGATGGCTGATGGTTCGACCAAGCCAATCTCGGAAGTGAAGATCGGCGGCGAAGTCAAGGCCACCGACCCGGCCACGGGGGAGACCACCAACCGCGAGGTCGTCGGCACCATCGTCCACGACGACGAAGGCGACATGACCAAGCTGACCGTCGCCAGCCAGGACGGCGCCACGGGCAGCGTGGACGCCACCTCCTGGCACCCGGTCTGGGTCGACGCCGAAGGCCGCTTCGTCAACATCGGCGACCTCAAGCCCGGCCAGGTCCTGACCTCGGCCGACGGCACTTCACCGGTCGTCACCGATGTTGACCGCTACACGCACTTCGAGCCGGTCTACGACCTCACGGTCGAAGGCGTCCACACCTACTACGTCGTTATCGGTGTGGACGACATGCTCGTGCACAACTGTGGCGACAACATGGACTTCGTCCACGGCACGTCGGCCGCGCACGCGGACAACATCGAGGCCAACGGCCTCAGTGCCGACGGTGCTCGTGCCGGCTTCCACGGAGGCAGTCTGGGGCAGCCTGGAAAGTTGTTCACTTACCAGGTGCATGGCGCCGGAGAATCGGAAACCTTGAGCGCTGCGGCTACCTTCGCGCGATCACGAACTCCATCAGGGCAGGACTCGTCAATCCTGATTTTCCGTACGTGCGCTTGCATCTACAACCGGTTGACGAACGAAGGGCACATCTCGACTCACGTGACCGATGAGACGACGGGTAGGATTGAACACATCTTCGGCGGTGGTGCGATGCCGCACCTGGAACTCATCCACCGTAGGACTTTCTAA
- a CDS encoding transposase codes for MFEPAEAMLYADGPVRSPAELSLVGERRRGHGSVYAALARGEVDTEGHHRLAASGSPHLAAADPVPHLRAEQGSARDGPGWPCSIVVALKTGRGSWTAPLDAVRLAPGDDAATVTAAQLRRVVGALVEFGHHRPDDPDILIVADAGYDGPRLAFLLAGLPVAVLVRMRSDRVLRRATLPRPPGTWGRPRRHGDEFVFGDPAARGTPQVRSRTRIRLYALARVRARDRLHPRLPHRSAWAAGEDGLPIIEGAVIRLQVQRLPSGAIPKPVWLWHSNVDLDTGEVDRCWQAFLRRFDIEHTFRMLKQTLGRTHPKIHDP; via the coding sequence TTGTTCGAGCCAGCCGAGGCGATGCTGTACGCGGACGGGCCGGTGCGCTCGCCGGCGGAATTGTCGCTGGTGGGTGAACGCCGTCGCGGGCACGGCAGCGTCTATGCCGCGCTGGCGCGCGGCGAGGTGGACACCGAGGGACATCACCGCCTGGCTGCGTCCGGAAGCCCACACCTCGCCGCAGCGGATCCTGTGCCACACCTACGGGCAGAGCAGGGATCAGCACGTGATGGGCCGGGATGGCCCTGTTCGATCGTCGTCGCCCTGAAGACCGGACGCGGTTCCTGGACCGCGCCGTTGGACGCGGTGCGCCTGGCGCCGGGCGACGACGCCGCGACAGTGACCGCCGCGCAGCTGCGCCGGGTGGTGGGCGCGCTGGTCGAGTTCGGCCACCACCGGCCGGATGACCCGGACATCCTGATCGTGGCCGACGCAGGCTACGACGGTCCCCGTCTGGCGTTCCTGTTGGCCGGTCTGCCGGTGGCGGTGCTGGTGCGGATGCGGTCGGACCGCGTGCTGCGCCGGGCCACCCTGCCGCGTCCGCCGGGTACGTGGGGTCGTCCGCGGCGTCACGGTGACGAGTTCGTCTTCGGCGACCCGGCCGCCCGGGGTACGCCACAGGTGCGGTCACGGACCAGGATCCGCCTTTACGCCCTGGCCCGCGTCCGGGCCAGGGACCGGCTGCACCCGCGGCTGCCCCACCGCTCGGCCTGGGCGGCGGGCGAGGACGGACTGCCGATCATCGAGGGCGCCGTGATCCGGCTTCAAGTGCAGCGGCTGCCCTCCGGGGCGATCCCGAAACCGGTCTGGCTGTGGCACTCCAACGTCGACCTCGACACCGGCGAGGTCGACCGGTGTTGGCAGGCGTTCCTGCGCCGCTTCGACATCGAGCACACCTTCCGCATGCTCAAACAGACCCTGGGCCGGACCCACCCGAAGATCCACGACCCGTGA
- a CDS encoding MarR family winged helix-turn-helix transcriptional regulator, which translates to MTAPTPLSPDENRLWQSLGRLVHALPRALEDDMSRTGVTMTEFAVLLLLSEAPGRRLRMSALAARAGLTASRITRVVDGLGKHGLVQKERHGEDARGNDAILTDEGLRVMQAAQPSYLTSARKRVLDRIPPELLPDLARTITALADELT; encoded by the coding sequence GTGACCGCACCCACTCCGCTATCGCCCGACGAGAACCGGCTCTGGCAGAGCCTCGGCCGCCTGGTGCACGCGTTGCCCCGCGCGCTGGAGGACGACATGTCGCGCACCGGCGTGACGATGACCGAGTTCGCCGTGCTGCTGCTGTTGAGCGAGGCACCCGGCCGCCGGTTGCGGATGTCGGCGCTCGCCGCCCGGGCGGGGCTCACCGCGTCCCGCATCACCAGGGTCGTCGACGGGCTCGGCAAGCACGGTCTCGTGCAGAAGGAGCGCCACGGCGAGGACGCGCGCGGCAACGACGCGATCCTGACCGACGAGGGACTGCGGGTGATGCAGGCGGCTCAGCCGTCGTACCTGACCAGCGCGCGCAAGCGGGTGCTCGACCGGATCCCGCCCGAACTGCTGCCGGACCTGGCCAGGACCATCACGGCGTTGGCCGACGAGCTGACCTAG
- a CDS encoding alpha/beta fold hydrolase, which translates to MRSPASAPEGFEHAYAEVNGVKLHYVIGGEGPLLVLVHGWPFSWIEFRALLPLLAARGFRVVAPDLRGSGDSSIPDGHWTKQDEADDLHRLLRHLGHDNAFVLGTDVGTMTVHAWAQRYPRDVTRLVLSECFLPGFGLEEHLSYLWHFGFHAESEFAAKLVEGREEQYLSWFYRQMIRGGITEDDHAELLRTLTRPGGMRGGFEHYATVLEDGRNARAGGKVEVPVLVLHGEYGLPSDVLLNGAREAATDVRAEIVPDAAHTYAADNPHATADVLTRFFAA; encoded by the coding sequence ATGAGGTCTCCAGCGTCGGCGCCGGAGGGGTTCGAACACGCGTATGCCGAGGTCAACGGCGTGAAACTGCACTACGTGATCGGCGGAGAGGGACCGCTGCTCGTGCTCGTGCACGGCTGGCCGTTCAGCTGGATCGAGTTCCGCGCACTGCTACCGCTGCTGGCCGCACGCGGCTTCCGGGTCGTCGCACCGGACCTGCGGGGCTCCGGCGACTCGTCGATCCCCGACGGGCACTGGACCAAGCAGGACGAGGCCGACGACCTGCACCGGCTGCTGCGCCACCTCGGCCACGACAACGCGTTCGTGCTCGGCACCGACGTCGGCACCATGACCGTGCACGCCTGGGCCCAGCGCTACCCGCGGGACGTGACCAGGCTGGTGCTCAGCGAGTGCTTCCTGCCCGGCTTCGGCCTGGAGGAGCACCTGTCGTACCTGTGGCACTTCGGCTTCCACGCCGAGAGCGAGTTCGCGGCGAAGCTCGTCGAGGGCCGCGAGGAGCAGTACCTGTCCTGGTTCTACCGGCAGATGATCCGCGGCGGCATCACCGAGGACGACCACGCCGAACTGCTGCGCACCCTCACCCGGCCCGGCGGCATGCGCGGCGGGTTCGAGCACTACGCCACGGTGCTGGAAGACGGCCGCAACGCGCGCGCCGGCGGCAAGGTCGAGGTCCCGGTGCTCGTGCTGCACGGCGAGTACGGCCTGCCGTCGGACGTCCTGCTCAACGGCGCCCGCGAGGCCGCGACCGACGTGCGCGCCGAGATCGTGCCCGACGCCGCCCACACCTACGCCGCCGACAACCCGCACGCCACCGCCGACGTGCTGACCCGCTTCTTCGCCGCCTGA
- a CDS encoding NAD-dependent epimerase/dehydratase family protein translates to MQILVTGATGYAGRRVSAALARAGHTVLGLTRDPSTAQDLVVDEVMPVAGDLAEPDTWRPHLDGTDAVVHLVMDLDDPAGIDRGLFAEIAEAEKRDGRRRHLVYTTGISAYGRTGVALMDENTPGNPESPIGFRFALEGELAASGLAHTVVRPGFMYGGTATTSMTAQWFAAAEAGTPVFYGDTTKRWSWVHVDDLAEAYVRVLDREPAGEVFVIADDQRLTALDVQRVAVRAAGFTGEIRLEPAEAGGIMQVAADQDELVSSAKAHRLLGWRPRHVSFTDDPGKHYRAWDSGRRRVRG, encoded by the coding sequence ATGCAGATCCTCGTCACGGGCGCCACCGGCTACGCCGGCCGCCGCGTCTCCGCCGCCCTCGCCCGCGCCGGGCACACCGTCCTCGGCCTCACCCGCGACCCGTCGACCGCCCAGGACCTGGTCGTCGACGAGGTCATGCCCGTCGCGGGCGACCTCGCCGAGCCGGACACCTGGCGCCCCCACCTCGACGGCACCGACGCCGTCGTGCACCTGGTCATGGACCTCGACGACCCGGCGGGCATCGACCGCGGGCTGTTCGCCGAGATCGCCGAGGCCGAGAAGCGGGACGGCCGACGACGCCACCTCGTCTACACGACCGGCATCTCCGCCTACGGCCGCACGGGCGTGGCCCTCATGGACGAGAACACGCCGGGCAACCCGGAGAGCCCGATCGGGTTCCGGTTCGCGCTGGAGGGCGAGCTCGCGGCGAGCGGCCTGGCGCACACGGTCGTGCGTCCCGGCTTCATGTACGGCGGCACGGCCACCACCTCCATGACCGCGCAGTGGTTCGCCGCGGCCGAGGCGGGCACGCCCGTGTTCTACGGTGACACCACCAAGCGGTGGAGCTGGGTGCACGTCGACGACCTCGCCGAAGCCTACGTGCGCGTCCTCGACCGCGAGCCCGCCGGCGAGGTGTTCGTGATCGCCGACGACCAGCGCCTGACCGCGCTGGACGTGCAACGGGTCGCCGTCCGGGCGGCGGGCTTCACCGGTGAGATCCGGCTGGAGCCCGCGGAGGCGGGTGGGATCATGCAGGTGGCAGCGGACCAGGACGAGCTCGTGTCCAGTGCCAAGGCGCACCGGCTGCTCGGCTGGCGGCCGAGGCACGTCTCGTTCACCGACGATCCCGGAAAGCACTACCGGGCCTGGGACAGCGGTCGACGACGCGTTCGCGGGTGA
- a CDS encoding cupin domain-containing protein, with amino-acid sequence MRRSPASPGRLRGRERWVVGRVNDQYVKVAKLLGQLVWHAHDEEVVLTPGQFYVVPRGVQHNPIADDEMHVVLIETVTTAHTGDVVVEGTVSLDEQVGNFR; translated from the coding sequence ATGCGGCGATCGCCGGCATCTCCCGGAAGGCTGCGCGGCCGTGAACGCTGGGTCGTCGGGCGGGTCAACGACCAGTACGTCAAGGTCGCGAAGCTCCTCGGCCAACTGGTCTGGCACGCGCACGACGAGGAGGTCGTGCTGACGCCCGGGCAGTTCTACGTGGTACCCCGAGGCGTGCAGCACAACCCGATTGCCGACGACGAAATGCACGTCGTGCTCATCGAGACCGTGACGACCGCGCACACGGGCGACGTCGTCGTGGAGGGGACCGTGTCGCTTGACGAGCAGGTTGGCAACTTCCGCTGA
- a CDS encoding TetR/AcrR family transcriptional regulator yields MARPRKFVEADVLDAARQRFTETGYHGTSVDDLSRATGLSKGSLYAAFGDKQALFQRVFDDYCAGSDAMAAALVDGPEDEALIRLRAWLHSPEITNRYGCLLAKGTAELASENDAVAARSLAAYETLLDSCRRLVEQAQRAGLVDPEADAEALGGLVVATHRGLEALAKAGVAPATRNRIADAAIAGISRKAARP; encoded by the coding sequence ATGGCCAGGCCGCGGAAGTTCGTTGAAGCCGACGTGCTGGATGCCGCTCGGCAGCGGTTCACCGAGACCGGCTATCACGGCACCTCCGTCGACGACCTGTCACGGGCGACCGGGCTGAGCAAGGGCAGCCTGTACGCGGCGTTCGGCGACAAGCAGGCGCTCTTCCAGCGGGTGTTCGACGACTACTGCGCCGGATCGGACGCGATGGCCGCAGCCCTGGTCGACGGACCCGAGGACGAAGCCCTCATCCGGCTCCGGGCGTGGCTGCACTCACCGGAGATCACCAACCGGTACGGCTGCCTGCTCGCGAAGGGCACCGCGGAGTTGGCATCCGAGAACGACGCGGTCGCCGCGCGGTCGCTGGCGGCCTACGAGACCCTGCTGGACAGCTGTCGCCGGCTCGTCGAGCAGGCCCAGCGCGCCGGGCTCGTCGACCCGGAGGCCGACGCGGAGGCGCTCGGCGGCCTGGTCGTCGCCACGCATCGCGGCCTGGAGGCACTCGCGAAGGCGGGGGTCGCCCCGGCGACGCGGAATCGCATCGCCGATGCGGCGATCGCCGGCATCTCCCGGAAGGCTGCGCGGCCGTGA
- a CDS encoding oxidoreductase has protein sequence MRPAYVVLDDRSRTCILDRMFKTPASSDPSEFAGKRVIVTGGSRGIGAAIVQRFLDGGASVVTTARSATDETPKGATFIPGDISTLAGVQAFTAAALGELGGVDIVVNNAAAARAHLGGISSIPDEEWVDALDINYLSAVRVTGALLPALRESGAGGVVVNISSGAAVLPAAPLAHYAAAKAALNAYGKALAAELAPVGIRVATVMPGNVLTPGADAIRQTFADAMGVPLEATTSAVPLGRPGDPRDIAEAVAYLASDRAQWVTGANLVVDGGELPVF, from the coding sequence ATGCGCCCAGCGTACGTCGTTCTGGACGATCGGTCCAGAACGTGTATTCTGGACCGTATGTTCAAAACTCCTGCCTCTTCCGATCCCTCCGAGTTCGCCGGCAAGCGGGTGATCGTCACCGGTGGCTCCCGCGGCATCGGGGCGGCGATCGTCCAGCGGTTCCTCGACGGCGGTGCGAGCGTCGTCACCACGGCACGCAGCGCCACCGACGAGACGCCGAAGGGCGCCACCTTCATCCCGGGCGACATCAGCACCCTCGCCGGCGTCCAGGCATTCACCGCGGCGGCGCTCGGTGAACTCGGCGGCGTCGACATCGTCGTCAACAACGCCGCTGCCGCCCGCGCCCACCTCGGGGGCATCTCGTCGATCCCCGACGAGGAGTGGGTCGACGCCCTCGACATCAACTACCTGTCCGCCGTGCGGGTCACGGGTGCGCTCCTGCCGGCTCTGCGCGAATCCGGTGCCGGCGGCGTCGTGGTCAACATCTCCTCCGGGGCGGCCGTCCTGCCGGCGGCACCGTTGGCCCACTACGCCGCCGCGAAGGCCGCGCTCAACGCCTACGGCAAGGCGCTCGCCGCCGAGCTCGCCCCGGTCGGCATCCGCGTCGCCACCGTCATGCCCGGCAACGTCCTCACCCCCGGCGCCGACGCGATCCGCCAGACCTTCGCCGACGCCATGGGCGTTCCCCTGGAGGCCACCACGTCAGCCGTCCCCCTCGGCCGACCGGGAGACCCGCGCGACATCGCCGAAGCGGTCGCCTACCTCGCCTCCGACCGCGCCCAGTGGGTCACCGGGGCGAACCTCGTCGTCGACGGCGGCGAACTGCCCGTCTTCTGA